A genomic segment from Ignavibacteriales bacterium encodes:
- a CDS encoding right-handed parallel beta-helix repeat-containing protein, with translation MKIINTIKICFAVLIIMFSTNTSYATNTNKSFNFNGATSSLKILDGASVNGDANQSGFKYFNSTTSSSNKKITVDTWVYLIGDNPGAVMPIITRSVAGGSTFSMYVKDGTAFFSVGNCVPVSTANSFPSFPAFSWIRLTGTYDGSTLKIYYNNTLAESRSQSLGPVYTSGEGLFIGKYGDDAFNGLIDEIRIFNTALSSSQINSCNGGGDPSSSIPSSLVSYLVGRWSFTEKYTYGNTVVLKDLSSKKNHLILTDIDEIVQSNPLPFFVVNSSLDLPDLNPGNGIADAGDGKVTLRSAIQEANALSGLQKIYFYNTSLVPFIISPTSNLPQVSGSVILDGTFQRGYNGLALIEVQGSYGGLIISCGESTVKGLVLNNSSGFGLTLSNSGQNNISANQISGILISSQGNNINNNKITGSAGDGISITNGGINNQIGILSSNNIIGNTGSGISVVGANGNAISNNVIKNNGSGILLSNSTGSVSLNTVSENTGIGIIINGANGNTLTGNTINYNLNGGLTLNGNNNTFNNNSFLITQG, from the coding sequence GTGCATCTGTAAATGGGGATGCAAATCAGTCCGGCTTTAAATATTTTAATAGCACTACTTCTTCATCAAATAAAAAAATAACAGTAGATACCTGGGTTTATTTAATCGGAGATAACCCGGGTGCCGTAATGCCCATAATTACGAGATCAGTTGCAGGCGGTAGTACATTTTCTATGTATGTTAAAGATGGAACCGCATTTTTTTCGGTTGGGAATTGTGTCCCCGTTAGTACTGCAAATTCCTTTCCTTCATTTCCTGCTTTTAGCTGGATTAGATTAACAGGAACTTACGATGGAAGTACATTAAAAATTTATTATAACAACACACTTGCTGAAAGCCGTTCTCAAAGTCTGGGACCGGTTTACACTTCTGGAGAAGGATTGTTCATTGGTAAATATGGTGATGATGCATTTAATGGATTAATAGATGAAATAAGAATTTTTAATACTGCCTTATCTTCCAGTCAGATAAACAGTTGCAATGGAGGCGGTGATCCTTCATCCTCAATACCTTCGTCACTTGTTTCTTATTTAGTTGGCAGATGGTCGTTTACAGAAAAATATACATATGGCAATACAGTTGTTCTAAAAGATTTATCATCTAAAAAAAATCATCTTATCTTAACTGATATTGATGAAATAGTACAAAGCAACCCTTTACCTTTTTTCGTTGTTAATTCAAGTTTAGATTTACCCGATTTGAATCCTGGTAATGGAATTGCAGATGCCGGAGACGGTAAAGTTACTTTAAGATCAGCAATACAAGAAGCAAATGCTTTATCCGGATTACAAAAAATTTATTTTTATAATACAAGTTTAGTGCCTTTTATTATTTCTCCCACTTCCAATCTTCCACAAGTGTCCGGTTCCGTTATCTTAGATGGAACTTTTCAAAGAGGATACAACGGTTTGGCTTTGATTGAAGTTCAAGGTTCTTATGGCGGATTAATTATATCGTGTGGAGAAAGTACGGTTAAAGGACTTGTTCTCAATAATTCATCTGGTTTCGGATTAACGCTATCAAATTCAGGTCAGAATAATATTTCGGCAAATCAAATATCAGGAATATTAATAAGCTCCCAGGGAAACAACATCAACAACAATAAAATCACAGGTTCAGCTGGTGATGGTATTTCTATTACAAATGGTGGTATAAATAATCAAATCGGTATACTCTCATCTAACAACATTATTGGTAACACAGGATCTGGAATTTCGGTTGTCGGAGCAAATGGAAATGCAATTTCTAATAATGTAATAAAAAATAATGGATCTGGAATTTTATTATCAAATAGTACCGGAAGTGTATCGTTGAATACTGTTAGTGAAAATACAGGTATTGGGATTATAATAAATGGTGCGAACGGGAACACACTTACCGGCAATACTATTAATTACAATTTGAATGGTGGTTTAACGCTAAACGGAAATAATAATACTTTTAATAATAATTCTTTTCTAATAACACAGGGGTAG